The Chlamydiota bacterium genomic sequence TTGTGACTTTTGAAGGGGGTGAAGGAGCTGGTAAAACCACCCTTATCCACTTTTTAGAAAAAGAACTCAAACCAAAAGGTTACGTTGTGTGCACAACACGCGAACCTGGTGGCGATGTTATCAGCGAAAAATTGCGCCGTCTTCTCTTAGAATCCAAAGAAGACCTCTGCGATCGCACAGAGCTTTTACTATTTCTAGCAGCCCGTGCGCAACATGTCAAAAACGTCATTGAACCAGCTCTCAGAGAAAATCAGGTTGTATTGTGTGACAGATTTACAGATTCCACCCTGGCTTATCAGGGCTATGGGCGCCATATGGATTTAAATATATTGAATTCCCTGTGTGATTTTGCGGCTTTTTCACTCACGCCAGATGTGACATTTTATCTCGATGTACCCGTAGAAATTGGAATGCAGAGAAAAAACACTAAAGGATTTGATCGTATGGAAACCGAAAGTATAGAATTTCATCAAAAAGTGCGTCATGCCTTTTTAAAACTTGCTAAGGATCACCCCAAACGCATTGTTGTTTTAGATAGCATAAGACCTCAAGCTGAAATACAGAATAAAGTTCTAGATCTTTTATTAGAGCGTATGCTATAATGTGTACATGTCTTCTGTCCATTTTTGTACTCGTAGTCGTTTTTATCCGGATCTACCTCCAACATTGTCTTCTTCTATGTGGGATGAATTGTCTACTAAATTACGTCTTCAAAAAACAGTCATCGTTTTACATGGAACACCGTGTGCTGGAAAAAGTTCTTTATCTAGAAAATTAGCAGAAAAACTTCAAGTGAGTAGCTATGATCACGATGATTTTACAGGTGTTTCAGATGAAAAACCAGCATTTGGCGTGATGGCTGCTCAGATCTTACATGCAAATGAAGCCTGTATTTTAGATACAAATACTTTAAGTTCTACCTGTTTGACAACAGCACAGGGTTTTTCGAGCCATCTTATGGTATTAGTCTATTCTCCTCTAAAACTTTTGGTAGAAAGATTTTTTGAAAGACAGCAAAGACAGCATAGTCATATGAATGCCCTTGGCTATATTTTTAAAGGTTTTTATACATTATATGCGTCAATAGGTCCTGAAATTCGCATAAGGGGTACGTTAGTAGACTCTAGTGAAATTGCTGTAGGAAAAATACATCTCTCTGATATCGAATGGATAGAGAGTCAAATTAAAGCAGAAGCACCTGGCTATTTGAAAGAACAATGGGCCGAATTGAAGGAACATTTTAACTTTAAACCAGGTGTGCAAGAGATGTTTCTTTTACCAGCAATGCGATGTTTTGCTGTGGTTCAAACAGAGCAAGAAATAGGCGCTTCTTTAGAAGATATGTGCCATGTATTACAAAAGTTTGTCCGGTAAACCTTGAACTCATTTTGAAGGCCGTGGCGAAACCTATGTATCATCCAAGAATTCGATAAATCCGCCTCTTGTCCTCAACTTGAATTTCGTCCCAAATCGTCTACTCTAACGAGTATGCCAATTTGGGCTAAAATTCAATTTGAGCAAAATATACAAATTTCTCCAAATCCTTGAATGATACATAGGTTTCGTGGCATAATCAAGCTATGCTCGATCTGATTGGTAACGAAAAAATTCAA encodes the following:
- the tmk gene encoding Thymidylate kinase; translated protein: MFVTFEGGEGAGKTTLIHFLEKELKPKGYVVCTTREPGGDVISEKLRRLLLESKEDLCDRTELLLFLAARAQHVKNVIEPALRENQVVLCDRFTDSTLAYQGYGRHMDLNILNSLCDFAAFSLTPDVTFYLDVPVEIGMQRKNTKGFDRMETESIEFHQKVRHAFLKLAKDHPKRIVVLDSIRPQAEIQNKVLDLLLERML
- the aroK_2 gene encoding Shikimate kinase → MSSVHFCTRSRFYPDLPPTLSSSMWDELSTKLRLQKTVIVLHGTPCAGKSSLSRKLAEKLQVSSYDHDDFTGVSDEKPAFGVMAAQILHANEACILDTNTLSSTCLTTAQGFSSHLMVLVYSPLKLLVERFFERQQRQHSHMNALGYIFKGFYTLYASIGPEIRIRGTLVDSSEIAVGKIHLSDIEWIESQIKAEAPGYLKEQWAELKEHFNFKPGVQEMFLLPAMRCFAVVQTEQEIGASLEDMCHVLQKFVR